In a single window of the Ciconia boyciana chromosome 7, ASM3463844v1, whole genome shotgun sequence genome:
- the LOC140654008 gene encoding E3 ubiquitin-protein ligase HECTD3-like isoform X1 — MRAGGEAPHQVLGRLRFLLQCSECFRRAQALPAALCYVPREVQYKICKDPAAAAAAAAAARSLLSVWDSPGPARGGKRAARATIEVRKGGCLRATGEEYCNGAGLWVKLSKEQLEEYRSGCELEEGWVLVCKHADGGDRLVPVESTERIQRQQQLFGVDYKPVIRWEQVVDLTYSLRLGAKPKPMEQDEAAVEKLRFVPPTWTYECDEDLVHFLYDHIGKEDENLGSVKQYVDSIDVSSYTEDFNVSCLTDSHADTYWESDGSQGQHWVRLNMKKGTIVKKLLLTVDTTDENFMPKRVAVYGGEGDNLKKLNDVGIDESYIGDVCVLEDMTTHLPVIEIRIVECRDLPCWKACFLMVLAYHPWSSLADDGIDVRLRGIKIKSSRQRDLGLSADMFQLPNLVRYPRLEGTDPDLLYRRAMLIQRFIKLLDSVLHHLVPAWDHTVGTFSKLKHIKQFLLLSKRRTALITQCLKDSETSKPNFMPRLYINRRLAMEHRDNPALDPSCKNAVFTQVYEGLKPSDKFEKPLDYRWPLRYDQWWECKFIAEGIIDQGGGFRDSLADMSEELCPSSADTPVPLPFFVRTSNQGNGTGEARDMYVPNPSCKDFPKYEWIGQIMGAALRGKEFLVLALPGFVWKQLTGEEVSWSKDFPAVDSVLVKLLEVMEVMDKDTFEFKFGNELTYTTVLSDQRMVELIPNGSSTVVRYEDRKEFIRLVQKARLEESKEQIMAMQAGLLKVVPQAVLDLLTWQELEKKVCGDPEVTVDALKKLTRFEDFEPLDTRVQYFWEALNNFTNEDRSRFLRFVTGRSRLPARIYIYPDKMGSETTDALPESSTCSSTLFLPNYATAKVCEEKLRYAAYNCVAIDTDMSPWEE; from the exons ATGCGTGCGGGCGGGGAAGCGCCGCACCAGGTGCTGGGCCGGCTGCGGttcctgctgcagtgcagcGAGTGCTTCCGCCGCGCCCaggcgctgcccgccgcgctCTGCTACGTGCCGCGGGAGGTGCAGTACAAGATCTGCAAggaccccgccgccgccgccgccgccgccgccgccgcccgcagccTGCTCAGCGTCTGGGACagcccggggccggcgcggggcggcaAGCGGGCGGCGCGGGCCACCATCGAGGTGCGGAAGGGCGGCTGCCTCCGCGCCACCGGCGAGGAGTACTGCAACGGCGCCGGGCTCTGGGTCAAGCTCAGCAAG gagcagctggaggagtaCAGGAGCGGCTGCGAGCTGGAGgagggctgggtgctggtgtGCAAGCACGCCGACGGCGGGGACCGGCTGGTGCCGGTGGAGTCCACGGAGCGGAtccagcggcagcagcagctcttcgGGGTGGACTACAAACCCGTGATCAG ATGGGAGCAGGTGGTGGATCTGACGTACTCCTTGCGCCTCGGCGCGAAGCCCAAGCCCATGGAGCAGGATGAAGCCGCAGTAGAGAAGCTTCG GTTTGTGCCCCCAACATGGACTTACGAATGTGACGAAGACCTGGTGCATTTCCTATATGATCACATTGGGAAGGAGGATGAGAACTTGGGCAGCGTCAAGCAGTACGTGGATAGCATCGATGTCTCGTCCTACACG GAGGACTTCAACGTGTCATGCTTGACCGACAGCCACGCCGACACATACTGGGAGAGTGATGGGTCCCAGGGCCAGCACTGGGTGCGGCTCAACATGAAGAAAGGCACCATTGTCAA GAAGCTCCTGCTGACAGTGGATACTACCGATGAGAACTTCATGCCCAAGCGGGTCGCCGTGtatgggggtgagggggacaACCTGAAGAAACTGAATGATGTCGGCATTGATGA GAGCTACATTGGGGATGTGTGCGTTCTTGAGGACATGACAACACACCTGCCTGTCATCGAGATCCGGATTGTGGAGTGCAGAG ACCTCCCATGCTGGAAGGCTTGCTTTCTCATGGTCTTAGCGTATCATCCATGGTCTTCCTTGGCAGATGATGGGATTGATGTTCGCCTTCGAGGCATCAAAATCAAATCTTCCCGACAGAGGGACTTGGGGCTCAGTGCTGACATGTTCCAGCTGCCCAATTTAGTGCGCTACCCTCGCCTAGAAGGGACAGACCCTGACCTGCTGTACCGACGGGCCATGCTCATTCAAAG GTTTATCAAGCTCCTGGACAGTGTCCTGCATCACTTGGTGCCAGCCTGGGACCACACTGTTGGCACGTTCAGCAAACTCAAG CATATCAAGCAGTTCTTGCTGCTGTCCAAGAGACGCACAGCTCTCATTACCCAGTGTCTGAAGGACTCGGAGACCAGCAAGCCCAATTTCATGCCACGGCTCTATATTAACCGACGCCTGGCTATGGAGCACCGAGACAACCCTGCCCTGGACCCCAGCTGCAAGAACGCTGTCTTCACCCAG GTGTATGAAGGCCTGAAACCCTCAGACAAGTTTGAAAAGCCTCTAGATTATAG GTGGCCATTGCGTTATGACCAGTGGTGGGAGTGCAAATTCATCGCAGAGGGCATCATCGACCAAG GTGGCGGTTTTCGGGACAGCCTGGCGGACATGTCGGAGGAGCTGTGTCCCAGCTCGGCAGACACCCCCGTACCTCTGCCCTTCTTTGTGCGCACATCCAACCAG GGTAACGGCACTGGAGAAGCTAGGGACATGTACGTCCCCAACCCGTCCTGTAAAGACTTCCCAAAGTATGAGTGGATCGGGCAGATCATGGGAGCAGCTCTGCGGGGCAAGGAGTTTCTG GTCCTGGCTCTTCCTGGCTTCGTATGGAAACAATTAACAGGGGAGGAGGTCAGCTGGAGCAAAGACTTCCCTGCCGTGGACTCTGTGCTG GTGAAGCTCCTGGAGGTGATGGAAGTCATGGACAAAGACACCTTTGAGTTCAAATTTGGGAATGAGCTGACCTACACAACGGTGCTGAGTGACCAGCGTATGGTGGAGCTGATCCCCAATGGCAGCAGCACTGTGGTGCGCTATGAGGACCGCAAGGAGTTCATCCGCCTGGTGCAGAAGGCTCGACTGGAGGAGAGCAAGGAGCAG ATCATGGCCATGCAGGCTGGGCTGCTGAAGGTGGTGCCCCAAGCTGTTCTTGACCTCCTCAcctggcaggagctggaaaaaaaagtctgtggaGACCCTGAAGTCACAGTTGATGCCCTGAAGAAGCTCA CCCGGTTTGAGGACTTTGAGCCATTGGACACCCGCGTTCAGTACTTCTGGGAAGCACTCAACAACTTCACTAATG aGGATCGCAGCCGCTTCCTCAGATTTGTCACTGGCAGAAGCCGCCTTCCAGCACGGATTTACATCTATCCAGACAAGATGGG CTCTGAGACAACAGATGCTTTGCCGGAGTcttccacctgctccagcaccctCTTCTTGCCCAACTATGCCAC AGCCAAGGTATGTGAAGAGAAGTTGCGGTATGCCGCCTATAACTGCGTGGCCATTGATACAGATATGAGTCCGTGGGAAGAGTGA
- the LOC140654008 gene encoding E3 ubiquitin-protein ligase HECTD3-like isoform X2 yields MRAGGEAPHQVLGRLRFLLQCSECFRRAQALPAALCYVPREVQYKICKDPAAAAAAAAAARSLLSVWDSPGPARGGKRAARATIEVRKGGCLRATGEEYCNGAGLWVKLSKEQLEEYRSGCELEEGWVLVCKHADGGDRLVPVESTERIQRQQQLFGVDYKPVIRWEQVVDLTYSLRLGAKPKPMEQDEAAVEKLRFVPPTWTYECDEDLVHFLYDHIGKEDENLGSVKQYVDSIDVSSYTEDFNVSCLTDSHADTYWESDGSQGQHWVRLNMKKGTIVKKLLLTVDTTDENFMPKRVAVYGGEGDNLKKLNDVGIDESYIGDVCVLEDMTTHLPVIEIRIVECRDDGIDVRLRGIKIKSSRQRDLGLSADMFQLPNLVRYPRLEGTDPDLLYRRAMLIQRFIKLLDSVLHHLVPAWDHTVGTFSKLKHIKQFLLLSKRRTALITQCLKDSETSKPNFMPRLYINRRLAMEHRDNPALDPSCKNAVFTQVYEGLKPSDKFEKPLDYRWPLRYDQWWECKFIAEGIIDQGGGFRDSLADMSEELCPSSADTPVPLPFFVRTSNQGNGTGEARDMYVPNPSCKDFPKYEWIGQIMGAALRGKEFLVLALPGFVWKQLTGEEVSWSKDFPAVDSVLVKLLEVMEVMDKDTFEFKFGNELTYTTVLSDQRMVELIPNGSSTVVRYEDRKEFIRLVQKARLEESKEQIMAMQAGLLKVVPQAVLDLLTWQELEKKVCGDPEVTVDALKKLTRFEDFEPLDTRVQYFWEALNNFTNEDRSRFLRFVTGRSRLPARIYIYPDKMGSETTDALPESSTCSSTLFLPNYATAKVCEEKLRYAAYNCVAIDTDMSPWEE; encoded by the exons ATGCGTGCGGGCGGGGAAGCGCCGCACCAGGTGCTGGGCCGGCTGCGGttcctgctgcagtgcagcGAGTGCTTCCGCCGCGCCCaggcgctgcccgccgcgctCTGCTACGTGCCGCGGGAGGTGCAGTACAAGATCTGCAAggaccccgccgccgccgccgccgccgccgccgccgcccgcagccTGCTCAGCGTCTGGGACagcccggggccggcgcggggcggcaAGCGGGCGGCGCGGGCCACCATCGAGGTGCGGAAGGGCGGCTGCCTCCGCGCCACCGGCGAGGAGTACTGCAACGGCGCCGGGCTCTGGGTCAAGCTCAGCAAG gagcagctggaggagtaCAGGAGCGGCTGCGAGCTGGAGgagggctgggtgctggtgtGCAAGCACGCCGACGGCGGGGACCGGCTGGTGCCGGTGGAGTCCACGGAGCGGAtccagcggcagcagcagctcttcgGGGTGGACTACAAACCCGTGATCAG ATGGGAGCAGGTGGTGGATCTGACGTACTCCTTGCGCCTCGGCGCGAAGCCCAAGCCCATGGAGCAGGATGAAGCCGCAGTAGAGAAGCTTCG GTTTGTGCCCCCAACATGGACTTACGAATGTGACGAAGACCTGGTGCATTTCCTATATGATCACATTGGGAAGGAGGATGAGAACTTGGGCAGCGTCAAGCAGTACGTGGATAGCATCGATGTCTCGTCCTACACG GAGGACTTCAACGTGTCATGCTTGACCGACAGCCACGCCGACACATACTGGGAGAGTGATGGGTCCCAGGGCCAGCACTGGGTGCGGCTCAACATGAAGAAAGGCACCATTGTCAA GAAGCTCCTGCTGACAGTGGATACTACCGATGAGAACTTCATGCCCAAGCGGGTCGCCGTGtatgggggtgagggggacaACCTGAAGAAACTGAATGATGTCGGCATTGATGA GAGCTACATTGGGGATGTGTGCGTTCTTGAGGACATGACAACACACCTGCCTGTCATCGAGATCCGGATTGTGGAGTGCAGAG ATGATGGGATTGATGTTCGCCTTCGAGGCATCAAAATCAAATCTTCCCGACAGAGGGACTTGGGGCTCAGTGCTGACATGTTCCAGCTGCCCAATTTAGTGCGCTACCCTCGCCTAGAAGGGACAGACCCTGACCTGCTGTACCGACGGGCCATGCTCATTCAAAG GTTTATCAAGCTCCTGGACAGTGTCCTGCATCACTTGGTGCCAGCCTGGGACCACACTGTTGGCACGTTCAGCAAACTCAAG CATATCAAGCAGTTCTTGCTGCTGTCCAAGAGACGCACAGCTCTCATTACCCAGTGTCTGAAGGACTCGGAGACCAGCAAGCCCAATTTCATGCCACGGCTCTATATTAACCGACGCCTGGCTATGGAGCACCGAGACAACCCTGCCCTGGACCCCAGCTGCAAGAACGCTGTCTTCACCCAG GTGTATGAAGGCCTGAAACCCTCAGACAAGTTTGAAAAGCCTCTAGATTATAG GTGGCCATTGCGTTATGACCAGTGGTGGGAGTGCAAATTCATCGCAGAGGGCATCATCGACCAAG GTGGCGGTTTTCGGGACAGCCTGGCGGACATGTCGGAGGAGCTGTGTCCCAGCTCGGCAGACACCCCCGTACCTCTGCCCTTCTTTGTGCGCACATCCAACCAG GGTAACGGCACTGGAGAAGCTAGGGACATGTACGTCCCCAACCCGTCCTGTAAAGACTTCCCAAAGTATGAGTGGATCGGGCAGATCATGGGAGCAGCTCTGCGGGGCAAGGAGTTTCTG GTCCTGGCTCTTCCTGGCTTCGTATGGAAACAATTAACAGGGGAGGAGGTCAGCTGGAGCAAAGACTTCCCTGCCGTGGACTCTGTGCTG GTGAAGCTCCTGGAGGTGATGGAAGTCATGGACAAAGACACCTTTGAGTTCAAATTTGGGAATGAGCTGACCTACACAACGGTGCTGAGTGACCAGCGTATGGTGGAGCTGATCCCCAATGGCAGCAGCACTGTGGTGCGCTATGAGGACCGCAAGGAGTTCATCCGCCTGGTGCAGAAGGCTCGACTGGAGGAGAGCAAGGAGCAG ATCATGGCCATGCAGGCTGGGCTGCTGAAGGTGGTGCCCCAAGCTGTTCTTGACCTCCTCAcctggcaggagctggaaaaaaaagtctgtggaGACCCTGAAGTCACAGTTGATGCCCTGAAGAAGCTCA CCCGGTTTGAGGACTTTGAGCCATTGGACACCCGCGTTCAGTACTTCTGGGAAGCACTCAACAACTTCACTAATG aGGATCGCAGCCGCTTCCTCAGATTTGTCACTGGCAGAAGCCGCCTTCCAGCACGGATTTACATCTATCCAGACAAGATGGG CTCTGAGACAACAGATGCTTTGCCGGAGTcttccacctgctccagcaccctCTTCTTGCCCAACTATGCCAC AGCCAAGGTATGTGAAGAGAAGTTGCGGTATGCCGCCTATAACTGCGTGGCCATTGATACAGATATGAGTCCGTGGGAAGAGTGA